The window TGGGCGTGCCCGATGCCTTTGCGTTTGCCGACTGCAGTGCGGCACCGACGATCGCATTGCCATTGGACCGCACCGCTTGCACATGACCGACCACGACGGGCGTGAGTTCCGCGCCATCGGCTGACTGATAGGACAGCCGCTTTAAAAATTCGCCTTCGACCACGATCGTCGGCAACGGTGAAGCAACGTCGACCGAATCAGTGGACTCCAGATCGTCTACCGGTTCCGGCACCAATTCACGAATGCCCCGTGGCAAGTGAGGAACGATGATCAACCATGGCCGCTGGCTTCCGTCTTCCGGCTGCAACCAGCAATCCCAGTAGCGATCGATTCCCCAAGGGTTCGTACTTGCTTGAACGGAAACAACTCTCACCAATTTTCCGGTCGCTCGAACCGTTCGGCCGCGATAAACATCCGGTTGCTGCAGCAAAGGCAACAATCCCGTTTCGAGCACCGATTCAAACGGTGGCTCCGCCGACCAAGACTCGGGCGATCGGTGCAATGCCAACGTGACGCACAGAGCCGGCTGATCCGCCGCCCGCCAGACCGTTCCGTCGTCCACCTGAGCGATGAGCGACTCCTGTTCCATTCGGGTGGGAGTACGTTGAGCTTTCTCGAGCGTTTGATCTTCTGACAGGATCTGCTCCGCAACTGCAGCTTGAACAGTTTCCCACTCCGATCGCAACTGATCCCCGGACAATTCGCCGACGGTAGGCTCATTCGAGACGGGTTCCGACGTCGATTGCGATGCGGGCTCAGATTGGACCGGGACCATCGTTTCAGGAAAGAAAATCGCGTACACCCCAGGACGCGCCGCTTGCCTCATCACCATCAGAACCAGTGCTAACGCCAGCATCAACCGAAACAGCCGCCGGTAAGTTTGGGTGGGAGTACCACCACGCCCGCGTCGACGGTAGAGATTGTCGCGATTGATTTCGTTCGGGATACGCATGGTCACGCGTTGGATTCGTGGACACATCGGCCGCAAAAGGTTGCTACCGGTACTTCCGCACTTTAATCTAGTCCTTTGCGATGCAACACAACCGCACGGGTCGCGGCAACACCATCCGAAGCTCTTCTCCCACCTCGTCTGCACCCACTATGCCAGCACAGACTCCATCGTCTCGTCGTCAAACTCGACTAGCCACCTGGGTCGCCGCGACGATGACGATCAGTACTTTTCTGTACTCATCGACCAACGTCGTTGCGGAAGGTGAACCTGCTGAAGAATTTTTGAAGCGTCTTCGTGCGGCGGGATATTACGATCTGGCCAACGCGTACTTGGATCGATTGCCCAACCTTCCTGGCGTTGACCAAGGCATTCTTTCGGCGATCCCGCTGGAAAAGGCCCAGACATCGATCGATGCCGCCATCGCGTCCCGCAGCAACAGCCAACGAGATCAAGCGTTCGAGCAGGCCGAATCCGAACTGCAAGCTTATGTGGACGCGAACTCGTCCCACGAAAGGGCAAGCGAAGCCCGATCAATGCTTGGAAAATTGCAGATGGTCCGGGCCGCACAGCATATGAGCGGTGAGTTGGATGCGGGAAAGCGATCCAAAGCGAGGGAAGCATATGCGAAGGCCGCAATGACATTCGAGAACATCCAGTCGGATCTCAAGACCAAGCTGGAAGGCATGCAGGGCGCCAAAATTGACCCTCTGAAAGATCCCGAGAAGGCAACGCTGCGAGATCAGTTTCGGTTTGAGTATTTGATGGCTCGCCAAAACACTGGCGAAGCACAGTTGATGGCAGCGAAGACTTATGAGAACCCATCGAAAGACGGCAAAGCGTTGCTTGAAAAAGCACTCGCTGAAATGGTGGAACTGAGCGAAAAGTATGACAACTACATCATCGGTGCTTCCGCTTTTCACAAACGAGGTGACATCGAACGTTTGCTTGGTCAAAAAGACAAGGCAATCGAGAGCTACACGCGGATGCTGGAACAGGGAGAAGCTGATTCGCTTCGCGAGCCACAGATTGGTGCCACGATCGGCCTGATCAAACTCGCCCTCGAAGAAGACCCACCGAAATACCAAGACGCCATCAAACAGGGCGAGGAATTCGAAAAGTCGCTGAGGCCGGATGAGAAACGATTGGCTATCTCGCAGGAACTGCGAATCGAATTGGCCAAAGCGTTCATTGCCAAAAGCAAAGACGAGAAAAACACCAAACCGAACGAGCGGAAGCGAGCCACCAGCGACGCACGACAACTTCTGCTGTCGGCGAGAAAGGTGGATGGTCCACACTCCGCGGAAACGAAAACACTTCTCGCCGACCTTGGGGTGCAATCCAGCGATGAAACGGTGGAACTGCCCACCGCCGACGATCCAGCCAGCTTCGACGAAGCGTTTCTTTCAGCGAACCAACTGGTTCAAACCAGTCAGTTGCTCAGCGATCAGCTGGAAAGACTTCGAGCGGACAAGGCGTCTGAAGATCAAATCAAAGAAGTCGAAGAGTCACTCGTCGAGGCTCGTCAAACCGGAGTGATCATCCTGCGGCGTGGGCTGTCGATGATCAATTCCGAATCGGACACCATGCAGGTCAACGAAGCCCGCAAGTTCCTAACCTATTTGTTGCAGCAAGAAGAAAACTTCCGGGATAGCTTTGTGACCGGTCGTTTCCTCGCGCAGAACGCCCCGGGAACCGACTCGGGATTGGTGGGCGGCGTTTTGGCACTTGGCTCCGCTCAGAAATTGATCGCGCAAGCCGGCGATCGTGAAGCAGAGTACTGGCTCAATGAACTTCAATCCGTTGGCGACTATCTTGTTCGCATCTGGCCCGACGACCCCAAGGCCGCCGCGGCGCAAGACATCATGGTGCGTTTAGCACTGAGCAACGATGACTTCGATGGCAGCCGGAAACTCATCGATGAGATGCCTGAAGGGCCGCAGAAGTTCATGCTGGCTCGTTTGCTTGGCCAATCGCTCTGGAACGATTCCATCCGTTTGCTCTCCGAAGAAAAAGCGGAGGAGTCGCAAACACAGATGAAGGCTGCGGCCAAGGAACTTCAAAAAGGCCTCAACGGAATCTCCGGCGGATTGGTTTCGATGGAAGCATTCCAAGCGGCCCTGACACTTGCCAAAATTCAAGTTCGAACCGACGCTCCCGACAAAGCGGTCAAGACGCTCGACAATCCGAAGTACGGCCCCATCGCGAATCGATCCAAGATGGATCAGCCGTCCGCGTCCTTGATTTCCGATCTGTATCGAACAGAACTGCAAGCGGTCGTTGGGTTGATGACAACCAGCGACAAAGGCACCGACAAACTGCTCGATCGTGCCGCCGGCGCGATCGATGAACTTCGCTCCAACGCACAAGGAGCCGACGGCGAGAAACGCTTGGTCAGCACATTCGTGTCCCTGGCAAACGACATCCGCCAACAGCTCGACACAGCTCCTCCGGCCAAAAAAGCGAAACTCATCGACGCGTTTCAAGTCTTCTTGACCCGGATCGCCGATTCGACGGATGACAAAGCGACCCTGCAGTGGGTTGGCCAGACACTGATGGAACTGGGCGAGGCGAGCATGCCCGCTGGTAAAACGAAAGCCGAAGGCCAATCCGCCGCGCTGCTCAAAGCAGCCGCTGACACCTTCACCGATTTGAAAGATCCATCGGAAGCCGGCCTCGCCAATCGATTCTTGCTCGGCAAGACACAACGTCTGCGCGGCGAGTACTCCAGCGCTCTGAACGAACTCGAAAGCGTCCTGAAGCAGAAGGCCATGATGCTGGACGCCCAGAAAGAGGCAGCTCTCACCTACGAACAATGGGCGGGCGAATTAGAACCAAAATTCGCGGGTCGTGCGTACAAGTCAGCACTCAGTGGCGGCCGCCCCGGACCGGATAAAAAGAACACCATCTGGGGTTGGGGGCGTATCAGTCAGCTCACTCAACGCAACGAACAGTTCCGCGATATTTTCTTTGAGTCTCGCTATCACGTTGCTCTTTGCCGATACCTCCAAGGCAAAGCGATGAACAACAACGCCATCATCGAACAATCGATTCGGGACATCACCGGGTTGGTTGTGCTGTATCCAGAAATGGGTGGAGAAGAGCAAAGGCGAAAGTTTGATGCGTTGCTCAAACAAATTCAACGAGCCGCGGGGCAACCCGTCGTTGGACTGAAGTAACCCCGCCTCCCAACCGTTCGCGAAACATCATTCGTGATCTCCCACCGCGTTCACAACCTGCATTCACTTTTCAAGCACTGACATTCATGTTCGCCATCGCTCGTCTTTCGATTCGCTGTAGTGCCGTTTTGCTCGGATTGCTGCTTGCGTCCCCTGTCATGGCTCAAACCGACCGCCTCTACCCTCATGGTGGTGAGGTTGTCCTCGGCAAGATCAAATCGATCAGCAAGAACGGCATTGTGATGACGGTGTCGGGCAAAGACCAAACGTTCAACGCGGGCACGATCGAAAAGGTTCTTTTCCAAGGTGACCCCGGTGAACTGACACAAGGACGAGAGTTTGCGATCGACAACCAATTTGACCAAGCGATCGCAGAACTCAAAACCGTCGATGCGAGCAAACTGAACCGCGAGCCTCAAAAAGCGGACTTCGCCTACTACGTGATGTATTGCCAAGCACAACAAGCATTGTCCGGCAATGGCGATTTGCGATCCGCGGCATCAACTGCACTCGGCTTCATCCAACAGAACACTGACTCCTGGCACTTTTATGACACCGCCAAATTGCTCGGTGACCTGGCGGTCAAATTGGGATCCTATGACCAGGCTTCGAAGTACTATGGTTCGCTTCGCAGTGCGCCGTCCACCGAGACAAAGATCGAATCGCTGTACTTGAACGCACTGGTAAAGCTGGCTCAGAACAAAGATTCCGAGGCTGCCAGTGACTTGCAAAAGATCGTCGGCCTGGGCGTTCAATCATCCGAAGGTGCTCGTCTTCAAACGCTCGCCAAAGCAGCCCTCGCGATCGCCACGGCAAAACAAGGCAAAGGCAAAGAAGCACTCGAGATGGTCAATGAACTGATTGCCAAGTTGAATCCGACCGACACTGAAACGGCCGCAGAGATCTACAACGCCCAAGGAGCCAGCTACGTTGCCATGGGCGACACTGAGGGTGCCCTGCTGGCCTACCTGCATACCCAGTTGATGTTCTCTACTCACCCCGGCCCGCACTCGG of the Rhodopirellula baltica SH 1 genome contains:
- a CDS encoding tetratricopeptide repeat protein: MFAIARLSIRCSAVLLGLLLASPVMAQTDRLYPHGGEVVLGKIKSISKNGIVMTVSGKDQTFNAGTIEKVLFQGDPGELTQGREFAIDNQFDQAIAELKTVDASKLNREPQKADFAYYVMYCQAQQALSGNGDLRSAASTALGFIQQNTDSWHFYDTAKLLGDLAVKLGSYDQASKYYGSLRSAPSTETKIESLYLNALVKLAQNKDSEAASDLQKIVGLGVQSSEGARLQTLAKAALAIATAKQGKGKEALEMVNELIAKLNPTDTETAAEIYNAQGASYVAMGDTEGALLAYLHTQLMFSTHPGPHSEALKQLAELWTKVGKPDRAAEARSELQQRYPGLSG